The window ATACCAAGGATCGGGTACTGGGGCTGGCGGTGGAGTTTTATCAGCGATTGATTGAGGCGTCTTGATGAGGGATCGGGCCTCGGATTGAGACCCGATCACGATCCTAGCGGACCCAGCGGACGTTCTCTGCGGCGGGTGGATTGGCAGATGCTGGAGCTTTGGAGAAACTGGCGGCTCCGGCCTGGGCTGCACCGAGGATGTGCTGAGGATGGATGCCAAGAATCAGCGTGGCGATGGCGGTGAAGACGAGCGCTGTTCCGACCGCGAGGCCTAGTCGCGGCGTTACGAGCTTTTGGGCTCCGGCGGCTGGGGGCTGAGCTACGGTGACGGCCAGCTTGAGGTAGTAGGCTGCGGCTAATCCAGAGTTGAGCAGGCCGATGAGACCGAGCCAGACCGCTCCACCCTGGAGCGCGGTGGAGAACGAGTAGAACTTGCCGAAGAAGCCCGCGGTGAAGGGGATTCCGATGAGGGACGCCAGGAAGAAGATAAGCACACTGCCGAGGACCGGGGCGCGATAGATCAGTCCGCGGAAGTCGGCGATAAGGGGAAGGTCTTCGTTGTAGCCGCTGACTACGGTCACTACCGCAAAAATGCCGACTTGCATGGCGGAGTAGGCAGCGATGTAGAAGCTGGCGGCGGCGATTCCAGTAAAACCGACGCCGGCGAAGGCGGCCAGCAGGTAGCCTGCGTGGGCGATGGAGGAGTAAGCGAGCATCCGCTTGACGTTCTCCTGGCGCAGCGCGGCCAAGTTGCCGACAGTCATGGAGAGAATGGCGATGATCCACATCAGCGGCATCCACATGGGCTGGAGCATGGGGAAGCTCGAATAGAGGAGGCGGATCAGGAGCGCGAAGGCTGCGGCCTTCGGTGCGGTGGACATGAGAGCGACGACGGGCGAAGGTGCGCCTTCGTAGACGTCGGGGGTCCAGACGTGGAATGGGGCGGCGGAGACTTTGAACAGGATGCCGACCATCAATAACGCGAAAGAGGCCAGAACCAGTGACGACGACCTGGCGTGGGGGATGAGGCCTGCGATTTGGTTGATCTGGGTGGTGCCGGTGGCTCCGAAGATCAGGGCTACGCCGTAGAGCAGGAATCCTGTGGCGAAGGAGCCGAGCAGGAAGTACTTGATCGCTGCTTCGGGGCCTTTACCGGTGTGTTTGCGGAAGCCAGCGAGGATGTAGGTGGAGATGGAGGAGATTTCGAGGGCGATGAAGACGACGAGCAACTCGATGGCGGAGGTCATGAGGCACATGCCTACGGCCCCGAAGACCATGAGGGCGAAGTATTCGCCGCGATGATGCTGGACAGGACTGGAATCTGGTGGCAGCGCATCGAGCGAAATGAGCAGCGATACGAGGACGATTCCGCAGATGAGGACGTGGAAGAAGACGCTGAAGGCGTCGGTCTGTACGGTGTTGTAGAAGGCTGTTCCGGCGGGCAGGGAAAGCTGCCAGAGGCTGGCCCAAAGGGCGGCCATGACGCCGAATGCGCCGAGCCAACCGAGGCCGCGACGGCTGGAGGCGGCGGGCATTGCGGCGTCGATGAGCATGATGAGGACGCCGGTCAGGGTGAGGACGACTTCGGGCAGAATGCGGTAGATGTCGGGCACGGCTGCGGAGATCGAGTTCATTGCTGGCCTCCTGCGGAGGACGCCGAGTTCGAGATGGGGGCGCTGAGGGCGTTGGCGGCTCCTCTTATTCCGGTTTCAATTTCCGAAAGCCAGAGGTTGGGGAAGATTCCCATGACGAGCATCAGAGTGGCGAGGGGATAGAGCACGAACTTTTCGCGCAATTCGAGGTCGCTGGCCGGTTTGCTGAGAGAGAGCTGGGACTGTGGTCCGTAGAAGACGCGTTGAACAAGGGTGAGCATATAGGCGGCGCTGAGGATGACTCCGATGGTTCCCGCAGTCGCCCAACTACGGCTGACTTCGGTGAAAGTGCTTGAGAGGACGAGGAATTCGCCGATGAAGCCGTTGAGCATTGGAAGGCCGATCATTGCCAGGCTGGCGATGACGAAAACTGTCGCGAGTACGGGTGTCTTTTTGGTGAGACCTCCGTACTGGCTGATCTGGCTGGTGCCGTAGCGGTCGTACAGAACGCCGAAAAGGACGAATAGCGCGGCGCCAATGACGCCCTCGTTGATGGTCTGGAAGACGCTGCCGTCGAGGCCCGCGAGGGTGAATCCGTAGATGCCGAGAGTGCAGAAGCTGAGGCTGCTGATGGTTCCGTAGGCGAGTAGCTTCCAGAAATCCTTTTGGACGAGCGCGAGCAGCGCGCCGTAGAGGATGCCGGCGGCAGCGAGGGCGATCATCCAGGGAGCAGCCTTGTGGGCCTGAACAGGGAAGAGGCCGACGTGGAAGCGGATGAGAGAGTAGAGACCGAGCTTTCCGGCGACGACCATGGCCATTGAGACGGGGGCTTCGGAAAAGGTATCCGGGAGCCAGCCATGCAGGCCGAGGACGGGGACTTTGACGGCGAAGGCGATCAGGAAGGCCAGCGCGGCCCAGCAGAGCGGTCCGGCGGGAATTGTGCCGCTGGCAATGGCGGATTGCAGGTCAGAAAATTGGAAGCTGCCGGTTTTCGCGTAAAGCCAGAGCAGGGCCACAAGGAGAGGCGCGGACGAGATAAAGGTGTAGAGGAAGAAGCGGGTTGCGGCTTTGGGGCCACCGTTTTCCGAGCTGCCTCTTCCGTACATCGCGATCAGGATGGCCATCGGGATGAGGGACAGTTCCCAGAAGCCGTAGTAGAGCATCAGGTCAAGCGAGACAAAGACGCCGACCATGGCGGTCTGTTGCAGAAGGAAGAAGGCGTAGAAGACCTTGCTGCGTTCCTTGACCGTCTTCCAACTGGCCAGGACGCCGATTGGAGCGAGCAGGCCGGTGAGGACTACGAGCCAGAGCGAGAGGCCGTCGACACCTACGTGGTAGCGGATGGCCGGGTTCGCGATCCAGGGAATGTCCTGGACGAATTGAAAGCCCTGCGCGCCGGGGTTGAAGTGCGCGGGCAGATGGAGCGTCAGCAGGAAGGTAACGAGTGCGGTTGCGAGGGCTGCCCAGGCGGGAAGTTTGCCGCGGTCGGGCAGCAGCAGTACAAGCAGCGCGCCAGCGAGGGGAGCGAGGAGAATCAGCGAGATGATGACGTTATCCATTTTTAGTGCCCCGCCCATATCATGCGAATGTCGACTCCACCGATTCCGTAGGCAACGACTCCGACGACGGTGAAGAACAAGATGGCTGCTGCGCCAGCGGCGAGCCAGCCGGAGTAGGAACGGAGATTTCCTGATTGCCAGCGGCGCAGCAACTCTCCGAGGAGGGTTGCTATGCCTGCAAGCAGCCAGGCCGAGCCGCGGATGATTGCGCCTTCACCGAGCCAGCCGAGGACGTAGCGCGAGGCGAGCGTTAGCGGCTTTACGACCGTGTTGGAGTACAGCTCGTCGATCCAGTATTTGTGTTCGAGAAGGTTGTAAACGCCGGGTGCGGAAGCGGCCAGTTTTGCGGCGCGGTCGTTCTTTCTGCTGTAGAAAAGATGTGCGACGTACCAGCCCAGGATAGCGACGACAACCGCGAGGACGCTCAAGCCGATATCGAGGCTCTTGCCACCGGATTCGAGTGCGGGGTCGACGACCGGGCCGACTACTGGAGCGAGGAAGTTGCCGAAGTGTTCGATGCCGATCCAGCCGCCGCAGAAGGAGAGGATGGCGAGGATGACTAGGGGGCCGAGCATCACCCAGGGACTCTCGTGGGGTGAATGGGCATGTTCGGATTCGAGAACGAGCGTGGTGTCGGAGCGGGAGTGGACTGCTGCGCCGTGCTCTTCAACGCTGCCTGCAAACCGGGATTCGCCCATGAAGGTGAGGTACCAGAGGCGGAACATGTAGAAGCTGGTGAGGAGCGCGGTTACGAGGCCGACAAAGTAGAGAGTCTTGCCGAGCGTGCCGTGCTGGAAGGCTTCGTAAAGGATTGCGTCTTTGGAGAAGAAGCCAGCGAATGGAAAGATACCGGCGATGGCGATGACGCCTGCGGTCATGGTCCAGAAGGTGACGGGAAGTTTCTTGCGCAGGCCGCCCATCTTGCGTAGGTCTTGCTCGCCGCCGAGGCCGTGGATGACCGAGCCCGCTGCGAGGAAGAGCAGGGCCTTGAAGAAGGCATGGGTCATCAGGTGGAAAACCGCTGCGGAGTACGCCGCGACGCCGCAGCCGAGGAACATGTAGCCGAGTTGCGAGATCGTCGAGTAGGCGAGGACGCGCTTGATGTCTGTCTGGACGAGCGCGATAGTAGCTGCGAAGAGCGCGGTTGCTGCGCCGATGATGGCGACGACTGCGAGCGCGAAGGGTGAGCGGTCGAAGAGGCCGTGGGTGCGGGAGATCATGTAGACGCCGGCGGTGACCATAGTGGCGGCGTGGATGAGCGCGGAGACTGGCGTGGGGCCTTCCATGGCGTCCGGGAGCCAGACGTAGAGCGGGATTTGTGCGGACTTGCCGCAAGCTCCGACTACGAGGCAGAGGGCGATTGCGGTGAGGATTCCGCCTTGCAGCGCGGGTTGGGCGGCGAGACTCGCCCCGATCTTGCCGAAGCTCAGAGTGCCGAACTGAGACAGCAGCAGGAACATCGCGATGAGGAAGCCGAAGTCGCCGATTCGGTTAACGACGAAGGCTTTGCGGCCTGCGTCGGCGGCGGATTTCTTATCGAAGTAGAAGCCGATGAGCAGATACGAGGCCAGACCGACGCCTTCCCAGCCGACAAACATCAGGAGGTAGTTTTCGGCGAGGACCAGGACGGTCATGAAGAAGAGGAAGAGGTTCAGATAGCTGAAGAAACGCCAGTAACCTTCTTCGTGGGCCATGTAGCCGACGGAGTAGAGGTGGATGAGGAAGCCTACTCCCGTGATGATCAGGAGCATGAGCAGCGTAAGTTGGTCGAGCTGAAAAGTGAAGTCGATGTGCAGAGCGCCTGCGGAGATCCAGCTTCCGGCGAAGTTTTCGTTGTAGGGCAGGGCGAGGGAATTCGAAAAGACGAACTGCGCCGCGCGGACGACTACTGCAAATGCCGCCAATGGGAACGCAAGGGCAACTGTCGAAACGAGCGCCTTGGGCAGACGGCTGCCGACGAGGCCGTTCACGAAGAAGCCGGCGAAGGGCAGGATGGGAATCAACCAGAGATAGAGATGTATGGTCATATTTTCGTCAGAGCTTCATTAGATCGATCTGGTCGACGTTGAGGGTTTGACGGGAACGGAAGATGGCGATGATGATGGCGAGGCCCACGGCGGCTTCGGCAGCGGCAACCATCATGACGAAGAAGACGAAAATCTGTCCCTGGACAGCGTGCCACTCGTGGGCGAAGGTCACGAAGGAAAGATTGACGGCGTTGAGCATCAGCTCAATGGACATGAAGACGGTGATCAGGCTGCGTTTGATGAGGAAGCCGACGACGCCGAGTACGAACAAGAGCGCCGAGAGAATCAGGTACCAGGAGCTAGGGACTGAGTCGAAATGCATCAGGAGTGGCCTTCCTTTCGTGCCAGCGCTACTGCGCCGAGGATGGCAATGAGGACCAGGACTGAGGTGAGTTCAAAGGGCAGGAGCATATCGGTGAAAAGTACTTTGCTCAGTTCCTGGGTGGTGGTGATGCCGTCGCTCAGTTTTACGCCGCCGAGACGGCGCTGGGCTTCGAGGATGACGGTGGTGATGACGGCGAAGAAGACGAAGATTGCGGGGAAGCCGATGGTCTTGGCTATCTTGCTGCCGTGGGTGCGTTCTTCTTCTCCGACATTAAGGAGCATGACGACGAAGGTGAAGAGAACCATGACAGCGCCGGCGTAGACGATGATCTGTGCGATGGCGAGGAACTCAGCGCCGAGGAGCAGGTAGAGCACCGCGAGCGAACTCATGACAACGATCAGCGACAGGGCGCTGTTGATGGGGTGAGTCTGGAGGAGCAGATTGACCGCTCCGGCCAGACAGAAACCCGCGAAGATCAGAAATAAAATCAGATGCATTTTGCTTTCAATCCGTCAATTCGTGAATCCGTTCAGACTGGGCGCGGAAGCTTACGTGATAGCGGTCATTTTGCTTCGGCCAAACCCGATTGTAACTTACGGAAAGACAGCCATTACGAGGCTGGTTCCCACGATGTTGAGCATGGCTACGGGAAGAAGATACTTCCATCCGTAGCCCATGAGCTGGTCGTAACGGAAACGCGGCAAAGTGCCGCGCACCCAGACGTACAGGAACAGGAAAAAGAAGACTTTGACAACGAACCAGAGCAGCGGAATGATGGCCTGGAGAATGATGTTTTGTGGCTCTGGAAGCAGGTGTCCGAAGGGGCTGGTCCAACCGCCTAAAAAGAGCAGCGTGGCTACGCAACCTACGGTGATCATGTTTCCGTATTCGGCCATGAAGAACATGGCGAACTTCATCGAACTGTATTCGGTGTGGTAACCGCCAGTCAGTTCGGTCTCGGCCTCGGGAAGATCGAAGGGGGCGCGGTTGGTTTCGGCGTAAGCGGCGGTGAGGTAGATGAAGAAGGCGATGAACTGGCCTCCGCCGAAGAGGTTCCAGGAGAGGAAGCCGTGCGTGGATTGGACGCGGACGATTTCAGCGAGCGAGAACGAGCCGGTGCGAAGGACGATGCCGACGAGTGAGAGGCCGAGCGCCAGCTCGTAGCTGACCATCTGGGCTGAGGAGCGCAGTGCGCCGAGCAGGGAGTATTTGTTGTTCGAGGACCAGCCGGCGAGTGCGATGCCGTAGACGCTGATCGAGGTGACTCCGAGGATGATGAGCAGGCCGATGTTGAGGTCGGCGATTTCAAAGATCTTGATGCCGCGATAGGTGATCGGCGCGCCGAAGGGAATGACAGCGATGGAGAGCAAAGCACAGCCGAGGGCGATCAGCGGCGCAAGCAAATAAAGCGGCTTGTAGACGCCAGCGGGAATCATGTCTTCCTTGAGGAAGAGCTTGAGACCGTCCATCATCGGTTGCCAGAGGCCGAAGGGGCCGACGCGGCTGGGCCCCCAGCGGTTCTGGATACGGCCGACGAGCTTGCGCTCAAGCAGCACGGTATAGGCCACGGCGCCGAGGAAGATTGCCAGCACCACAACCACTTTCAAGATGCTTAACAACAAAAACACCCAGAAGATACTCAAGGAACTTAAACCTTTCTTTGTCCGGGGAGTTTCCGCTTTTGTGTTCTCATCGGAACTCCCTCGGGGGCTAAAGCCCTATACATTTTGCTCTTCTTGTGGCGCGGCTGAAGCCGCGCCCTTTCAAAACGATGCTTCCTTGATTGGACCTTAGTCCGCGGCGGTTTGAACGACTTCGGAGCTTTGGTACTGGTTGAGTTCGGTAAGTGCCGACGTGTGTTTGCCCAGCAGGCCGGAAGTGAAAAGTCCTTCGTGGGCAGGTAGGACGAGATCGGGACGGGTGGTCAGTTGGGTGACGGATACGAAGCCGGGTTCGGATTGCGTGTCGTTGCCGCCGAAGAGATTGAGCCTGTCCAGTTTATAGCTTGAGACGAGGCGCTCGATCTCGTCGAGGACGGCGAGTGGATCGAAGGGGCTGAGGCGTGGTTCGAGGCCGTTGGCGGTAAGCCAGACGGCGTGGCGGTCGGCTTCGCCGGATTGCGCGCCACGGGATTGGCCCATGTCGGCGGAAACGCCATTTGTCTTGCCGAAGGGAACCAGTTTCTTGACGTCTGCACCCATTCCACCGGCTATGCGGACGAGAATTTCGAAGTCCGGCTTGATGCCCGCCTTGTCGGCTGCTTTCTTAGCCAACTGGACATCGCCGTAGCTGTTGGTGACGGTGCCGGTCTTTTCGTAAAGGCTGGCGGAAGGCAGGACTACGTCGGCGAGGGCTGCGGTTTCGGTGAGGAAGATGTCCTGGACGACGAGGAAGGTGTTCTTGAGAGCTGCGTGATCTGCTCCGTAGGAAGCGATCGGGTCGGAGCCTACGACGTAGAGAGCGCCGAGTTTGCCGTTTCCTGCGGCATCGAGCATTTGTACGGCGTCGAGTCCGGGTTGCGCGGGCAGGTTGGGGTATTCTTCGGCGAAGGCTCCGGGAGTTGCGACGGGAACGTAGCCGGGGAGCAGATCAGGGTAGAGGCCCATGTCGGCTGCGCCACGGGAGTTGGCGTAATCGCCGAGGTAAGCGAACTTTACGCCTTCTTTGCTCAGGCCCCATTTCACGAGTGCTTCAACGGCCTGGCCGCGGAATTCCTCGCCGAAGACGACGAGCAGCGATTCCTCGGCGTGGAGGGCGTCGCGGAAGCCTGCTGCTCCTTCTACGCCAGCGAGGGCTGCGTCGTTTCCGGTGAGATAGTCGGTGAGGGCTTCGTAGCCTTCCAGAGGAAGGAGCAGGGATTGCCGAGCCTGTCGCTCTAGCTTGATAGGGCTGTCGGTGGCGATGTAGAGACGGACCTGGTGGTGGCGGAAGTTGGTGCGGATGTTCCATGCGAGGAGCGGATGCTCTTCGGTGGGATTGCCGCCGATGACCAGGATGGCTTTGGCAGACTCGGTGTCACGGAGGCTGGCTGCGCGGCCTTGCGAGCCGGCGAGGGCCTGGGCGAAGGCTGCGTAGTCAGTGGTGCGCACATGGTCGATGTTGTTGGTGGCGAGGACGGTGCGGGCGAATTTCTGGAGGAGGTAGTTTTCCTCGTTGGTGGTGGTGTTGGAGCCGATGACTCCGATTGCGGAGCCGCCCTTGCTGTCGCGGACTTCCTTGAGCTTCGACGCGACGAGGCGGATGGCTTGTTCCCAGGTTGCTGGTTCGAGCTTGCCTGCGGAGTTACGGATAAGGGGCTTGGTGATGCGGTCTTTCGACTCGACGAAGTCGAAGCCGAAGCGGCCTTTGGCGCAGAGGAACTCGCCGTTGATGCCGGATTTATCGCGGTTGTCGGCGCGGATGATCTCGGTCCCGTCGTTGGCCTGGCGGATGCCGAGGGTGACTTTGCAGCCGTCGCTGCAATGAGTGCAGACGGTGGAGACGTGGTTCATCTCCCAGGGACGGGTCTTGTAGCGATAGGTGCCGCTGGTGAGTGCGCCGACCGGACAGGCGTCGATGCACATGCCGCACTGTTCGCAGTCGAGATGGTCGCCGCCGTTGGGGGCGATAATGGAGGAGACGCCGCGGTTTTCGACACCGAGGGCCCAGACGTCCATGCCTTCGCCGCACATGCGGACGCAGCGGTAGCAGAGGATGCAGCGGGGCCGGTCGAAGTAGACGGCCGGGGACCACTGCTGTTCTTCGCGATGCTGCTTGGCCTCGATGTAGAGGCTTTCTCCTGCGCCGTACTTGAAGGTCATGTCCTGCAGCTCGCATTCGCCACCAGCGTCGCAGACGGGGCAGTCGAGCGGGTGGTTGCCGAGGAGCAGTTCGATGGTGCCTTTGCGGGCCTGGATGATTTCGGGCGATTCGGTGGTGAAGGACTGGCCTTCCGCGACCTGCGTGGTGCAGGCGGTCTGAAGCTTGGGAACCTTTTCCTGGCGGACGACGCACATGCGGCATGCGCCGCAGAGGCTGAGGCCTGGGTAGTAACAAAAGGCTGGGATCTCGATGCCGGCCTTGCGGCATGCTTCGATGAGCAGGGTGCCTGCCGGGGCGGTGAGCTTTTTGCCATCGACTGTGAAGGTTACGTCTGCCATTCTATGTCCTATGCTGCCTGGTGGGCGTCGCGGTGCTTGTGAACAGCTTCGCGGGCCGGTACGTTGACCTCGAGCTGTTGGATTACGAAGTACTCGACGTCGTCGAAGTCGCCGGGCTTGAAATCGACCTTCTCTGTAACTGCTTCCGGAACCGCTTCGCCCCGCTGAACCATCGTTTCGAGATGAAATTCCAGAGCTTCACGCATCATGGCTTTCATCTCTTCGAGCGTGTCGCCCGCAGAGACGCAACCCAAGACATCCGGCGCGTGGCCTGAGAAGTTGCTGCCTTTGCACTTTCCGAAGACAACCAGGTAGTTTTTTGTCATTTCAATCCCGCCTGCTTCAGGATACTTGCAAGATTCGCCTTGGAAATATCCTTACTGCCGTGAAATGGGACGGTTGTGATTCCCGGCTTGGTTGGGTGTTCGAATTGCATATGACTACCCTTTTGCCGAGTCAGTCTCCGGCCATCCTCTTCAAGAATCCGAATGATCTCCCTAGCCTTCACCGCTGATACTCTCCTGTTCCCATTCACTTGCGAGTCGGGAGAGCGGCAATGAGCCGGGAAGAGCATAGCTCATCAAAAAAGCACTTCAAGTCCAGCAAAAATAATGCATCTCGTGGGACGATCTCGCGACGTTAGCCTGTCTGGCCCGAAATGTTCCGAGTCGTCCTCTTTGGTATCCAGAAGTTAAACAACGGCCAACTCTACATGCTTTGCGTAGGGGCAGGGTTTGCCGTCGAGGTGTTCTTCAAATTCCTTGCGGAATTTTTTGACGAAGCCGATTGTGGGCATTGCTGCTGCGTCGCCGAGCGGGCAGAAGGTGCGACCCAACATGTTTTCGGCGAGGTACTGAATGTTGTCGATGTCTTTCACGCTGCCAAATCCGGCATGGACGCGGGTCAGCGACTTCTTGAGCCAGTCGGTGCCTTCGCGGCAAGGGATGCACCAGCCGCAGCTTTCATGTTGATAGAAGCTGATGGTGCGGAGGGCGAACTCGACGATGCAGGTCTGGTCGTCGATGACGACTACTCCGCCGGAGCCGAGCATGGAGCCTGCTTTGCCTACCTGATCGAAGTCCATGCCGAGATTTACGATTTCTTCGGGGAGTAGAACCGGGGTCGATGAGCCGCCGGGAACAACGGCTTTGAGTTTGCGGCCGCCGCGAATTCCGCCTGCTACTTCGTAGATCATTTTGTGCAGGTTGTAGCCCATGGGCAGTTCGTAGATGCCGGGGCGTTCGACGTGGCCGCTTATTCCGAACAAACGGGTTCCGCCATTGCGCTCGGTGCCGAGAGCTGCGTAGGCAGGGCCGCCCATCTGAAGAATGTGGGGGACAGCGGCAATGGTTTCCGCGTTATTGATGACTGTGGGTCCGCCGTAAAGGCCGACTACGGCCGGGAACGGGGGTTTGATGCGGGGAACGCCGCGTTTGCCTTCGAGCGACTCCATGAGGGCGGATTCTTCGCCGACTTCGTAGGCTCCTGCGCCAGATTGCGTGATGACCTGAAACTCGGTTTCGGTGCCGAAGATGTTCTTGCCCAAGAAGCCTTTGGCGTAGGCATCGGCTACGGCCTTCTCCATGATCTCAAGGAGATAGCGATACTCGCCTCGGAGATAGATGAAGCCTGTTTTCGCGCCGATGGCGAGGCCGGCGATGATAGTTCCCTCGATGATGGAATGAGGGTCATGCAGGAAGATCAGGTGGTCTTTGCAGGTGCCGGGCTCGCTTTCGTCACCGTTGACGAGTACGTATTTGGGCTTGGCGGATTGCTTGGGGACGAAGGACCACTTGAGGCCGGTCGGGAAGCCGGCGCCGCCGCGACCCCGCAGGCCGCTGGCTTTCATCTCGTTGATGATCCAGTCGGGACCCTGGGCGAGGGCTTTGCGGGTGGATTCATAGCCGCCCAGTTCGAGGTAGCGATCGATATTGGCTGCGCCCATGCCGAATCGCTTGGAGATGACTTTGACTTCGTCGGGATGGGAGACGAGTTTAGGCATTCT is drawn from Acidicapsa acidisoli and contains these coding sequences:
- the nuoF gene encoding NADH-quinone oxidoreductase subunit NuoF, translated to MPKLVSHPDEVKVISKRFGMGAANIDRYLELGGYESTRKALAQGPDWIINEMKASGLRGRGGAGFPTGLKWSFVPKQSAKPKYVLVNGDESEPGTCKDHLIFLHDPHSIIEGTIIAGLAIGAKTGFIYLRGEYRYLLEIMEKAVADAYAKGFLGKNIFGTETEFQVITQSGAGAYEVGEESALMESLEGKRGVPRIKPPFPAVVGLYGGPTVINNAETIAAVPHILQMGGPAYAALGTERNGGTRLFGISGHVERPGIYELPMGYNLHKMIYEVAGGIRGGRKLKAVVPGGSSTPVLLPEEIVNLGMDFDQVGKAGSMLGSGGVVVIDDQTCIVEFALRTISFYQHESCGWCIPCREGTDWLKKSLTRVHAGFGSVKDIDNIQYLAENMLGRTFCPLGDAAAMPTIGFVKKFRKEFEEHLDGKPCPYAKHVELAVV